GTTCGGCGTCTTCTGACGCTTCGCACCTTCAACCATGCTGATCATGCGGTCGAGAAATCCCTGTCCAGGGTCGGCGCTGACGCGGATGATGAGCCAGTCAGATAGCAGTCGCGTGCCGCCTGTGACAGCGGAACGGTCACCGCCCGCCTCACGCACAACTGGAGCGGATTCGCCAGTCACAGCGCTTTCGTCCACCGAAGCGATTCCAACTACGATCTCGCCATCAGCAGGCAGAATGTCGCCAGCCACCACAAGATATAAATCGTCTTTTCTGAGAGCCGTTGATGAAACAATCTCATGCTCGACGTTTGCACCTTCAACCTGTAAACGTTCAACCTGCAACTTGCCAACTTTTTTAGCGGGCGTATCCTGCCTTGCCTTGCGCAGTGATTCTGCTTGCGCCTTCCCGCGTCCTTCGGCGACAGCTTCAGAGAAGTTGGCGAACAAGACAGTGAACCACAGCCAAAGCGCAATCGCGCCGATGAAACCCGCAGGCGCTTCGCCTTTGCCGATGAGAGATTGAATCCACAACAGGGTGGTGAGCACGCTGCCCACTTCCACCACGAACATGACAGGGTTGCGCACCATCCAGCGCGGGTTGAGTTTGATAAAAGAGTCCAGCACAGCGCGTTGGTACATTTCGCGGCGGGCTTGGGTTTTGTTTTTGGTAGTCATAGAGTCTCTTTTTTCACCACGAAGGAGACAAGGGGTCACAAAGAAAAAACCTTTGTGTACCTTCGTGACCCTTTGTGGTTGACAGGTTTTATCCGAAGATCATTAAGTGTTCCACAATCGGTCCGAGCGCCAGGGCGGGGAGAAAACTCAACGCGCCGACGATGATGATGACGCCGATGACCCAGGCAATGAAGAGCGGGGTATGCGTGGGCAATGTCCCTGCACTGGCTGGGACTTTCTTTTTGTTCGCCAGTGAACCCGCAATCGCCAGCATGGGAATTGCCAGCCAATAACGAGATACGAACATGGCAATGCCAAGCGCGATGTTATAGAAGGGCGTGTTCGCGCCCAATCCTGCAAATGCCGAGCCGTTGTTATTCCCAGCAGACGAGAACGCATACAACACTTCGCTGAATCCATGCGCGGACGGGTTTAAGATCGTCGCCCGCCCTGCTTCGGTCATCAAGGCTGTGGCAGTCCCAATCAACGCCACCATGACGGGGATGAGAATGACGATGGATGCCATCTTCATTTCGTAGGCTTCAATTTTCTTGCCGAGATATTCGGGCGTGCGTCCCACCATCAAGCCAGAGACAAAGACCGCGATGATGACAAATGCCAACATTCCGTACAAGCCTGAGCCAACGCCGCCGTAAATAATTTCACCGAGTTGCATGAGCCACATCGGGACGAGTCCGCCCAACGGCATGAACGAGTCATGCATGGCGTTGACCGATCCATTCGACGCAGCAGTGGTGACAGTTGCCCACAGTGCCGAGTTCACGATCCCAAAGCGGACTTCCTTGCCTTCCATGTTCCCGCCTGGGTTGATGTCTGTTTGCGTTTGGTCAATGCCGAGTTTTGCGAGCATAGGGTTTCCACTTTGCTCTGACCAAATCGCCACGCCCAACAACGCAACCAGCACGATCGTCATCACCGCCAGCAATGCCCAACCCTGACGGGTATCTCCCACCATTTTGCCGTAGGTGTAACAAAGCGCGGCAGGAATCAGCAGAATGGATAACATCTCCAGAAAGTTCGAGAACGGAGTCGGGTTTTCCAGCGGGTGCGCCGAATTGACGTTGAAGAATCCGCCGCCGTTGGTGCCAAGTTGTTTGATCGCGACCTGCGACGCGGCAGGTCCCACTGCGATGAGTTGGGTCTCACTTGATTGAAGCGAAGTCGCAGTTTTGTATTCGCTGAAAGTCTGCACAACACCTTGAGAAACCAGAGCTAATGCAAGAACCAACGAGAGCGGTAAAAGGATGTAGAGAACGGAACGAGTCATATCCACCCAGAAGTTGCCGATCTCTTTGGTGGTATGTCTCACGATTCCGCGAATCAATGCAACCATCACCGCCACGCCAGTTGCTGGAGAGAGAAAGTTTTGCACAGTCATGCCAAGCATTTGGGTGAGGTAACTCATGGTCGTCTCGCCACCGTAGCCCTGCCAGTTGGTATTTGTGGCAAAACTCACCGCCGTGTTCCAAGACGAGTCAGGGGTGACTGCACCGAGTCCCTGCGGGTTGAGGGGCAGAATCCCTTGCAAACGTTGCAGCAGATAGACCACGATCAAGCCGAGGATGTTGAAGAACAACATCGCAACAGCGTACGTTTTCCACGTCATCTCGGAGCGCTGGTCAATGCCTGAGAGGCGGTAAAGGAATCTTTCAACTGGACCCAGTATTGGGTCCAGAAAGAGGCGTTCCCCTTGATAGACTTTTGCCATGTATGCGCCGAGCGGCTTTGCCAGCAGGAGCAAAATCGCAAAGTAAAGAATCAATTGAATCCAGTTATTCATCAGAACCATTCCGGTTTCACTAAAGCCAGAACGAGATAGAACATTAACCCTAACGCCACAACTCCCACAATTAAATAAAGCGGATTCATGACTTGTCCTCCCGCAAACCATCAAGCGCATTCAGCAACCCAATGGAAAGCAAAAAGAACAGAACGGTTAAGCCAAGTAATAAAAGGTCGTTCATACGTGCCTCCATGAGGCAGTGTATTCAGTTGTTGGTCAACTTGGGGTTAAGAAGAGAGAAAAGAATATCAAGAAAAAATCAAGAATTTTCCCATACACGCACCTGATTCCGCCCTGAATTTTTAGATATGTACATGGCTTTGTCGGCGCGGTCGATGAGCGCATCGAGCGTTTTACAGGAAGACGTGTACTCTGCCACGCCGACGCTGACGGTGATCCCATGCAGATCGGATTGCAGGTCGGCAATTTCAGGCAGGACGGCCTCCTGAATTGAAATCCGCAGGCGGTCGGCGATCTCCAGCGCGTCTGCAAGGCGGGTGTTGGGCAGGGCGACGGCAAATTCCTCGCCGCCCATGCGGCCAAGGATGTCGCCGGAGCGCAGAGAGCCTATACAGGATGCGGCAACGCGGATCAATACCTCGTCCCCCACCTTGTGACCGTGCCGGTCATTGAACTGTTTGAAGTCGTCCACGTCCAGCATGATGACGGAGAAGGGCGTGTCGGTCTTTTCGGCTTTGGCGAATTCCCGTTCAGCGAGCTCGAAGAAGCGGCGGCGGTTGAGGATGCCCGTCAACGGGTCGGTGATCGCAAGTTTTTGAATCGAATCGAACAGCCGGGCATTTTCGATGGCGATGGCGGCATGGGAAGCCAGCACTTCCAAAAGGTAAAGGTCGTCATGGTCATAGGCGTCCTCCCGATAGGACTGCGCAGACACCATGCCATAGATCGCGTTGTGGAGGATCATGGGTACGGCAATGATGGATTGGGTGGGGTCCTCCTGCACTGCCGAGCCGTACAGTTCGAATTGGATTCCGCTTTCATCCATCTCCCGGGTGTTATTGAACAGCAACGGCTTTAATGTGCGCACGATCTCGCCAGCCATTCCATGATCCGCGATATAACGGTTGGTGAACACGCGCCGGTTGGGATATTCCACCGCATAGATCGGAACGATCTCGTTCCTTTCAGGGTCGTAACCATCGATGACGAAATCATCGCACGGCATCACCTGGGTGACGGTTTCATAGACCACCTGACAGACGCGTTCCAGATCCAGGCTGGCGTTGATCTCGCTCAGCGCGGAGTGGAGGACACTCAACCTGCCGCTGAATTCGCTCAGGGCATCCTGCGCCCAAATGCGCTCCAACGCCCCGGCGCAGTGACTGGAAAGATCCTTCAATAATTCAAGCTGTTCCTTTGTATAGTAATTGCGCTGGTAACTTTGGATGGATAGCACACCGATCGTCCGAAATCCGCTCACCACCGGCACAAACAGTTGGGAGAGGGTGCGCTTGCTGTGGTCCCCGAATGACAGGGAGGGTTCGATCTCGAAATATCGATCATACTGCGAGAGGAAGCCGCCCTCACGGATCGCCTTCAGCATATTATCGCTCGGCCGCTTGGGGGCGGCATCAGGCTGGATCACCCGTTCCCCCCCGATCGTATCGATCGTCAACAAAGGGCAGGGTTCTTCGTCCAGTTCCGGGTCATACAGAATGAGATAACAGGCATCCCACCCCATCAGTTTGTCCGCGGCATCCAGGATGATACGCGCCGCCGTCCGGGCATCGGACGTGCCTGCCAGGTCCCTGCCGAGGCGCGCCAAGATGTTCAGGTCCGTATGCAAACCTGATTCAGCAGTCATAAGGATCTCTGCCGCCTCGCTTCATAAGCCATCAATGCGGCGGCAATGGAAACGTTCAATGAATTGACCTTTCCGCCCATCGGGATTTTTACGCGCGCGTCCGCATTCTCCAGCCAAAAATCGGTGAGACCTTCATCCTCCGTCCCGACGGCGATGGCAATCGGTTCTTTCATGTCGACGTTCGTGTAAATTTTGCGGGCAGAAGGAGTCGCCGCTATCACACGCATCCCACCCGACCTGAGCCAGACCAATGCCTGACGCGAATCCACCTCGGCGACAGTGACGGCAAAGACCGCGCCGCGGCTGGCGCGGATCACATTGGGATTCCAGACATCCACCCGCGGGTCGCAGACAAGGACAGCGTCCACATTTGCAGCGTCGGCAGTGCGAAGGATAGCCCCCAAATTCCCGGGTTTCTCCACCGATTCTACAAGCAGAACCAACGGGATCCCTGCGAGAGTGATGTCCTCCAACTTTTGCGAAGGCATGGGGAGAATCCCCAACCAGCCGTCTGGATTTTCACGATAGGATATTTTTTCGAAAACGGCGCGGCTGACGGTGATCTGTTCGGCGCGGGGAAAGCTCAAAGTCCGGCTGGCAAGCTCGGGGGCGGACAGAAGCGTGAGAGGTTCATGTCCACATTCGACGGCGAGGGTCAATTCATCGAACCCTTCGACAAGAATCAACCCGTCTTTTTGTCTTTGTTTCTTTTCTTCGCGGAGCCTGACAATATGCTTGACGCGCGGATTTTGCAAACTGGTGATGTCCATTTTCTTTCCAGGGAAATGAATTGCCCCTTGATTCATTTTGGCATCAGCAGGCAGGCAGCCTGGTGTGTTTTCGAGACAGCCGTCATCGGCGGGTCACTGAGCCTGCATGCATCGAACGCAACTGGACAGCGCGGATGAAAGCGGCATCCCGGCGGAATTTCGACAGGG
This portion of the Anaerolineales bacterium genome encodes:
- a CDS encoding potassium-transporting ATPase subunit F; its protein translation is MNPLYLIVGVVALGLMFYLVLALVKPEWF
- the kdpA gene encoding potassium-transporting ATPase subunit KdpA, with amino-acid sequence MNNWIQLILYFAILLLLAKPLGAYMAKVYQGERLFLDPILGPVERFLYRLSGIDQRSEMTWKTYAVAMLFFNILGLIVVYLLQRLQGILPLNPQGLGAVTPDSSWNTAVSFATNTNWQGYGGETTMSYLTQMLGMTVQNFLSPATGVAVMVALIRGIVRHTTKEIGNFWVDMTRSVLYILLPLSLVLALALVSQGVVQTFSEYKTATSLQSSETQLIAVGPAASQVAIKQLGTNGGGFFNVNSAHPLENPTPFSNFLEMLSILLIPAALCYTYGKMVGDTRQGWALLAVMTIVLVALLGVAIWSEQSGNPMLAKLGIDQTQTDINPGGNMEGKEVRFGIVNSALWATVTTAASNGSVNAMHDSFMPLGGLVPMWLMQLGEIIYGGVGSGLYGMLAFVIIAVFVSGLMVGRTPEYLGKKIEAYEMKMASIVILIPVMVALIGTATALMTEAGRATILNPSAHGFSEVLYAFSSAGNNNGSAFAGLGANTPFYNIALGIAMFVSRYWLAIPMLAIAGSLANKKKVPASAGTLPTHTPLFIAWVIGVIIIVGALSFLPALALGPIVEHLMIFG
- a CDS encoding RNA methyltransferase encodes the protein MDITSLQNPRVKHIVRLREEKKQRQKDGLILVEGFDELTLAVECGHEPLTLLSAPELASRTLSFPRAEQITVSRAVFEKISYRENPDGWLGILPMPSQKLEDITLAGIPLVLLVESVEKPGNLGAILRTADAANVDAVLVCDPRVDVWNPNVIRASRGAVFAVTVAEVDSRQALVWLRSGGMRVIAATPSARKIYTNVDMKEPIAIAVGTEDEGLTDFWLENADARVKIPMGGKVNSLNVSIAAALMAYEARRQRSL
- a CDS encoding diguanylate cyclase, with amino-acid sequence MTAESGLHTDLNILARLGRDLAGTSDARTAARIILDAADKLMGWDACYLILYDPELDEEPCPLLTIDTIGGERVIQPDAAPKRPSDNMLKAIREGGFLSQYDRYFEIEPSLSFGDHSKRTLSQLFVPVVSGFRTIGVLSIQSYQRNYYTKEQLELLKDLSSHCAGALERIWAQDALSEFSGRLSVLHSALSEINASLDLERVCQVVYETVTQVMPCDDFVIDGYDPERNEIVPIYAVEYPNRRVFTNRYIADHGMAGEIVRTLKPLLFNNTREMDESGIQFELYGSAVQEDPTQSIIAVPMILHNAIYGMVSAQSYREDAYDHDDLYLLEVLASHAAIAIENARLFDSIQKLAITDPLTGILNRRRFFELAEREFAKAEKTDTPFSVIMLDVDDFKQFNDRHGHKVGDEVLIRVAASCIGSLRSGDILGRMGGEEFAVALPNTRLADALEIADRLRISIQEAVLPEIADLQSDLHGITVSVGVAEYTSSCKTLDALIDRADKAMYISKNSGRNQVRVWENS